Proteins co-encoded in one Strix uralensis isolate ZFMK-TIS-50842 chromosome 2, bStrUra1, whole genome shotgun sequence genomic window:
- the LOC141939482 gene encoding protein-lysine methyltransferase METTL21E-like isoform X1, whose translation MDLTSSQHNNLQNELIRELERKEGEKEDEQIVAEIMRRRFFPALITHKAWEGFHFAGHEIRITEATDCYGAVVWPSALVLCYFLETNSKQYNLVDKNVIEIGAGTGLVSIVASLLGALVTATDLPELLGNLQHNVLQNTKLKCKNQPHVKELSWGIDLEKNFPRSSCHFDYIMAADVVYHHPFLDELLLTFDHLCKNDTVILWAMRFRLDKENQFVGRFQTLFDLEVISNFPSLNITLYKAMRKGRMKARPSKLTV comes from the exons gggaaaaagaagatgaaCAGATAGTTGCAGAAATCATGAGAAGGCGTTTTTTCCCTGCTCTTATAACTCATAAGGCCTGGGAAGGCTTTCACTTTGCTGGCCATGAGATAAGAATTACAGAAGCCACTGATTGTTATGGGGCAGTCGTCTGGCCATCG GCTCttgttctgtgttattttttgGAAACTAATTCTAAACAATACAATTTGGTTGACAAAAATGTGATTGAAATTGGAGCTGGAACTGGGTTGGTCTCCATAGTAGCCAGTTTACTGG GTGCACTTGTGACTGCCACTGATTTGCCAGAACTGCTGGGAAACCTTCAGCACAATGTTCTTCAAAATACAAAGCTGAAATGCAAGAACCAGCCTCATGTTAAGGAATTGTCTTGGGGAATTGATCTGGAAAAGAACTTTCCTAGGTCTTCCTGTCACTTTGACTACATTATGGCTGCTGATGTAGTTTACCACCACCCCTTCCTGGATGAACTCCTCCTAACTTTTGATCACTTGTGCAAGAATGACACTGTTATTCTGTGGGCTATGAGATTTAGGTTGGACAAAGAGAACCAATTTGTGGGTAGATTTCAGACACTGTTTGACTTAGAGGTGATTTCTAATTTCCCCAGTTTGAACATAACATTGTATAAAGCAATGAGGAAAGGCAGGATGAAAGCCAGACCTTCTAAACTGACAGTCTGA
- the LOC141939482 gene encoding protein-lysine methyltransferase METTL21E-like isoform X2 — translation MCLSSLGEKEDEQIVAEIMRRRFFPALITHKAWEGFHFAGHEIRITEATDCYGAVVWPSALVLCYFLETNSKQYNLVDKNVIEIGAGTGLVSIVASLLGALVTATDLPELLGNLQHNVLQNTKLKCKNQPHVKELSWGIDLEKNFPRSSCHFDYIMAADVVYHHPFLDELLLTFDHLCKNDTVILWAMRFRLDKENQFVGRFQTLFDLEVISNFPSLNITLYKAMRKGRMKARPSKLTV, via the exons gggaaaaagaagatgaaCAGATAGTTGCAGAAATCATGAGAAGGCGTTTTTTCCCTGCTCTTATAACTCATAAGGCCTGGGAAGGCTTTCACTTTGCTGGCCATGAGATAAGAATTACAGAAGCCACTGATTGTTATGGGGCAGTCGTCTGGCCATCG GCTCttgttctgtgttattttttgGAAACTAATTCTAAACAATACAATTTGGTTGACAAAAATGTGATTGAAATTGGAGCTGGAACTGGGTTGGTCTCCATAGTAGCCAGTTTACTGG GTGCACTTGTGACTGCCACTGATTTGCCAGAACTGCTGGGAAACCTTCAGCACAATGTTCTTCAAAATACAAAGCTGAAATGCAAGAACCAGCCTCATGTTAAGGAATTGTCTTGGGGAATTGATCTGGAAAAGAACTTTCCTAGGTCTTCCTGTCACTTTGACTACATTATGGCTGCTGATGTAGTTTACCACCACCCCTTCCTGGATGAACTCCTCCTAACTTTTGATCACTTGTGCAAGAATGACACTGTTATTCTGTGGGCTATGAGATTTAGGTTGGACAAAGAGAACCAATTTGTGGGTAGATTTCAGACACTGTTTGACTTAGAGGTGATTTCTAATTTCCCCAGTTTGAACATAACATTGTATAAAGCAATGAGGAAAGGCAGGATGAAAGCCAGACCTTCTAAACTGACAGTCTGA
- the LOC141939482 gene encoding protein-lysine methyltransferase METTL21E-like isoform X3, giving the protein MRRRFFPALITHKAWEGFHFAGHEIRITEATDCYGAVVWPSALVLCYFLETNSKQYNLVDKNVIEIGAGTGLVSIVASLLGALVTATDLPELLGNLQHNVLQNTKLKCKNQPHVKELSWGIDLEKNFPRSSCHFDYIMAADVVYHHPFLDELLLTFDHLCKNDTVILWAMRFRLDKENQFVGRFQTLFDLEVISNFPSLNITLYKAMRKGRMKARPSKLTV; this is encoded by the exons ATGAGAAGGCGTTTTTTCCCTGCTCTTATAACTCATAAGGCCTGGGAAGGCTTTCACTTTGCTGGCCATGAGATAAGAATTACAGAAGCCACTGATTGTTATGGGGCAGTCGTCTGGCCATCG GCTCttgttctgtgttattttttgGAAACTAATTCTAAACAATACAATTTGGTTGACAAAAATGTGATTGAAATTGGAGCTGGAACTGGGTTGGTCTCCATAGTAGCCAGTTTACTGG GTGCACTTGTGACTGCCACTGATTTGCCAGAACTGCTGGGAAACCTTCAGCACAATGTTCTTCAAAATACAAAGCTGAAATGCAAGAACCAGCCTCATGTTAAGGAATTGTCTTGGGGAATTGATCTGGAAAAGAACTTTCCTAGGTCTTCCTGTCACTTTGACTACATTATGGCTGCTGATGTAGTTTACCACCACCCCTTCCTGGATGAACTCCTCCTAACTTTTGATCACTTGTGCAAGAATGACACTGTTATTCTGTGGGCTATGAGATTTAGGTTGGACAAAGAGAACCAATTTGTGGGTAGATTTCAGACACTGTTTGACTTAGAGGTGATTTCTAATTTCCCCAGTTTGAACATAACATTGTATAAAGCAATGAGGAAAGGCAGGATGAAAGCCAGACCTTCTAAACTGACAGTCTGA